In Gossypium hirsutum isolate 1008001.06 chromosome D01, Gossypium_hirsutum_v2.1, whole genome shotgun sequence, the genomic window ttgttcgatTTGGTACTTgtcaaatattttacaaattactccaatatactaaaaatatgtttttttatgatGTAacacaaataatcaatatatgttCGACATATGACaaatgatatgatattttttatattttttatgttcaattacttttagttttatttatttaataaattgaaaataatgaattccTTTCAATTtgtggtttaaatttttttatttaatattaattcgttAAGCATAGCTCAATACCTATTTTTAACATGAATTTACTCTAATACTGACAATATTTTTGTAgcctaacaaaaaaaaattaacaccaTTAGTATTTTAcgtaatttgtataacatttaataaatttagataccaaattgaaccaaaaaaaattaaataccaaattaGACCCAAAATAGATTTAAATACCAATTTAGAAAAAAGTATTAAGTTCAGATACTAACCTAAAAAATCtaattataaacttttttttaaggcAAAATAAACAACAAAAGGAAAACGATAACCATTTGGACCAATTAACTCGATTAACCTAGCTTTAAGTTAAATGTTAATTCCAAGTATAAATCCTATTGACCAATATTCACTGAATAGacgaaatgaaaaagaaaaaagaatataaataccAAAGTCAATCTAGTTACCAATTCTAAAATTATAGTATCCATTTTCTAATCATTCAAACaatctcatttaaaaaaaaaacacttggaACATTCATATCCTAATTTTGAAACCAGAAACTAAATCAACGTTTTCATAAAAACGTAAACCAGTACAAGCATCCCACGCAAGACCACATGGGTGTGGGAGTCTTAAATCTTAGAGCCTTCATTGCTTCTCTCACCAACTCCTTTAAAAAAGAGTACCCAAAGCTGACAAGCAGCCATAATATCATCTGCTAAACATATGGCAGAAATGTCAACCCTTTGTACATTTCTTTTCTCACTTCTACTCTTTGCCTCACAGCCCCTTATCCTCCCCACTGCTGCCGACGGCCGGTGGCAGCTGCTACAAAAAAGCATTGGCATCTCATCCATGCACATGCAACTCCTTAAAAATGACCGTGTTGTTATGTATGATAGGACTGATTTCGGCCCATCCACTCTGCCATTGGCAAGTGGGAAATGCCACAATGACCCAACCAACACCGCTGTCCAAGTAGATTGTACGGCGCATTCAGTTGAGTACGATGTTTTGAGCAACAAGTTCAGGGCTCTTACTGTCCAAAGCAACGTTTGGTGTTCTTCAGGCGGCGTCATGCCTGACGGTAAATTGGTCCAAACCGGTGGTTTCAGCGACGGAGAACTTCGAGTCAGGGTTTTCAGCCCATGCGAGAGCTGCGACTGGCACGAAACACCAAATGGATTGGCGGCCAAAAGATGGTATGCTACCAATCATGTCTTGCCAGATGGAAGACAAATTGTTGTCGGCGGCCGGGAACAATTTAATTACGAGTTTGTTCCTAAAAACATAGCCGCCGACATGTTCAAGTTGCATTTCCTGTCGGAAACCAATGAACGAGGAGTAGAGAACAATCTCTACCCTTTTGTGTTTCTCAATGTCGATGGAAACCTGTTCATTTTCGCCAACAATCGAGCTATTTTGCTTGATTACGTGAACAACAAGGTGGTGAAAACTTACCCTAAAATACCAGGTGGGGAGCCAAGAAGCTATCCAAGCACAGGTTCGGCTGTATTGCTACCATTGAAGAACTTGATAGCCGCCACTATTCAAGCTGAAGTTTTGGTTTGTGGGGGTGCTCCAAAAGGATCATTTGTCCAAGCATTACAAGGT contains:
- the LOC107920939 gene encoding aldehyde oxidase GLOX1; protein product: MAEMSTLCTFLFSLLLFASQPLILPTAADGRWQLLQKSIGISSMHMQLLKNDRVVMYDRTDFGPSTLPLASGKCHNDPTNTAVQVDCTAHSVEYDVLSNKFRALTVQSNVWCSSGGVMPDGKLVQTGGFSDGELRVRVFSPCESCDWHETPNGLAAKRWYATNHVLPDGRQIVVGGREQFNYEFVPKNIAADMFKLHFLSETNERGVENNLYPFVFLNVDGNLFIFANNRAILLDYVNNKVVKTYPKIPGGEPRSYPSTGSAVLLPLKNLIAATIQAEVLVCGGAPKGSFVQALQGKFVKALDTCARISITDPKPKWVLETMPLARVMGDMVLLPNGKVLVINGARSGSAGWDLGRDPVLNPVLYMPDNEIESRFKILNPTNIPRMYHSTAVLLRDGRVLVGGSNPHAYYNFTGVLYPTELSLEAFYPGYLDAKFNNLRPTIVAPKSMSGIRYSKKLKIQVVITGEVTLNLLSVTMVSPAFNTHSFSMNQRLLVLGNDKVMASGKSTYKIEVMTPGSGNLAPAGFYLLFVVHQDIPSQGIWVHLK